The following proteins are encoded in a genomic region of Sorangiineae bacterium MSr12523:
- a CDS encoding fused MFS/spermidine synthase yields the protein MSRRFSLTLVVALMAGFIALSYEILWYRAFSFVSWGRPTVFGLLLGCYLLGVALGSSGSRRFCREDDGDERGRERSLRALAAFVFLSDVAGFLVIPILARLAQYTWFPAFGVVAISAGLLGAVLPLVAHFGIPADDRAGQRLSYVYLANILGSAAGSFLTGFVLMDVWSTQTISAFLGAAGLVMVALLFLASRPSPRAAALGLGTVVVAGVASVFASPVLFEHLYERLLYKELYQPEMTLADVVENRHGVIAVNHYQQVYGGGAYDGAFNVSLVDDKNFIERAFAVSAIHPSPKNVLMVGLSSGSWAQVVAHLPGVEHLTVVEINPGYLELIAKHPHVASLLKNPKVDIVIDDGRRWLLRHPERKFDFIVMNTTYHFRAHATNLLSAEFMEVARSHLLPGGIHYFNTTSSDDVQRTAATLFPHAMRIVNFMAVSDSPLVFDHARWEQTLREVSIDGVPALDLNAPHQRNVLTRLLAMGHSIEQHAYDKYGLEGRDDLLARTAGARMVTDDNMLCEWEDLLKFPKGADL from the coding sequence ATGAGCCGGCGCTTTTCGTTGACCCTCGTCGTGGCGTTGATGGCGGGCTTCATCGCGCTCTCGTACGAGATCCTCTGGTACCGGGCCTTTTCCTTCGTGAGCTGGGGGCGGCCGACGGTGTTCGGGCTTTTGCTCGGGTGCTACCTGCTGGGCGTGGCGCTGGGCTCGTCGGGCAGCCGCCGATTCTGCCGCGAGGACGACGGGGATGAGCGCGGGCGCGAGCGGTCGCTCCGGGCGCTGGCCGCGTTCGTGTTCCTCTCGGACGTCGCAGGCTTTCTGGTCATTCCGATCCTCGCGCGCCTGGCGCAGTACACGTGGTTCCCGGCGTTCGGCGTGGTGGCCATCTCGGCCGGGCTTCTCGGTGCGGTGCTGCCGCTGGTGGCACACTTCGGCATCCCGGCGGACGACCGTGCTGGGCAGCGGCTGTCGTACGTGTACCTGGCCAACATCCTTGGCTCGGCGGCGGGGAGCTTTCTTACGGGGTTCGTGCTGATGGACGTGTGGTCGACGCAGACCATCAGCGCCTTTCTCGGGGCGGCGGGGTTGGTGATGGTGGCGCTGCTGTTTCTCGCGAGCCGGCCCTCTCCGCGCGCGGCCGCGTTGGGGCTGGGAACGGTGGTGGTGGCTGGAGTGGCCTCGGTGTTCGCGTCACCGGTGCTGTTCGAGCATTTGTACGAACGGCTCCTGTACAAGGAGCTCTATCAGCCCGAGATGACCTTGGCCGACGTGGTGGAGAACCGACACGGCGTCATCGCGGTGAATCATTATCAGCAGGTGTACGGCGGAGGGGCGTACGACGGGGCGTTCAACGTGTCGCTGGTGGACGACAAGAATTTCATCGAGCGCGCGTTCGCCGTTTCCGCGATTCACCCGAGTCCGAAAAATGTGCTCATGGTGGGGCTCTCATCCGGTTCGTGGGCGCAGGTGGTGGCCCATTTGCCGGGGGTGGAGCATCTGACGGTGGTCGAGATCAACCCGGGTTATCTGGAGCTGATTGCGAAGCACCCGCACGTGGCGAGCTTGCTGAAGAACCCCAAGGTCGACATCGTGATCGACGATGGGCGCCGTTGGCTTTTGCGCCACCCGGAACGCAAGTTCGACTTCATCGTGATGAACACGACGTACCACTTCCGGGCGCACGCGACGAATCTGCTCTCGGCCGAGTTCATGGAGGTGGCGCGCTCGCATCTTCTGCCGGGCGGCATCCACTACTTCAATACGACGTCGTCGGATGACGTGCAGCGCACCGCGGCCACGTTGTTTCCCCACGCGATGCGCATCGTGAACTTCATGGCGGTGAGCGACTCGCCGCTCGTGTTCGATCACGCGCGCTGGGAGCAGACGCTCCGCGAGGTCTCCATCGACGGCGTCCCCGCCTTGGACCTGAACGCGCCGCACCAGCGCAACGTTCTGACGCGGCTGCTGGCCATGGGTCATTCGATCGAGCAGCACGCCTACGACAAATACGGCCTCGAGGGTCGCGACGATCTGCTGGCCCGCACCGCCGGCGCCCGCATGGTCACCGACGACAACATGCTTTGCGAGTGGGAAGACTTACTGAAGTTCCCGAAGGGCGCCGATTTGTGA
- a CDS encoding 3',5'-cyclic-nucleotide phosphodiesterase: MDLRVIGCHGGETPRHRTSAFLLDDRVAIDAGSLTSGMDLEAQCRLEAVLVSHAHLDHIRDLATIADNRAQNGSKPLIVCGIKPTIELLKKHFFNGKLWPDFTTIPTASKPTIVYQILKPEVPAKVAGLTVRAILVSHTIDCSAFVIEYPGGALAYSGDTGPTTRFWEVLNELDGLRALLMEVSFPNAQQKLATISGHHTPQTLGPELAKYKNPKDLATLLYHMKPTFQGEVERECAKLKGLNLTVLNLGEHFIL, translated from the coding sequence ATGGATCTACGGGTCATCGGCTGCCATGGAGGGGAAACGCCGCGCCATCGGACGAGCGCATTTTTGCTCGATGATCGTGTGGCGATCGACGCCGGCTCGCTCACGAGCGGCATGGATCTGGAGGCGCAGTGCCGGCTCGAGGCCGTCCTCGTCAGCCATGCGCACCTCGATCACATCCGCGACCTGGCCACCATCGCCGACAACCGCGCGCAGAACGGTTCGAAGCCCCTCATCGTGTGCGGCATCAAGCCCACCATCGAGCTCTTAAAGAAGCACTTCTTCAACGGGAAGCTCTGGCCGGATTTCACGACCATCCCCACGGCCTCCAAGCCGACCATCGTCTACCAGATCCTCAAGCCCGAAGTGCCCGCCAAGGTCGCCGGCCTCACGGTGCGTGCCATCTTGGTGAGCCACACCATCGACTGCAGTGCCTTCGTCATCGAGTACCCCGGCGGCGCCCTCGCGTACAGCGGCGATACCGGCCCGACGACGCGCTTCTGGGAGGTCCTGAACGAGCTGGATGGCTTGCGGGCCCTGCTGATGGAGGTCAGTTTTCCCAACGCGCAACAGAAGCTCGCGACCATCAGCGGGCACCACACGCCGCAGACCTTGGGTCCGGAGCTTGCCAAGTACAAGAACCCCAAAGATCTCGCGACGTTACTCTATCACATGAAACCTACTTTCCAGGGTGAGGTGGAGCGCGAGTGCGCCAAGCTCAAAGGCCTCAACTT